The following is a genomic window from Solanum lycopersicum chromosome 6, SLM_r2.1.
TATTTTTCGTTTCTTTTTAGTGAATGGACAATAATAAGATAGATCAGCTGTAGAATTAAAATCCAGAAATCCCATACCCAAATTAGTAAAACCTTTTGATACTCTAGTCACTCAAATTCTTCAGAAAGGCTTCACTTTTTTGTTTCCGAAGTAACTCTCATCAACTAGCACTAGTTTGAGGTGAACTTTCACTAGTTTGATGTCAACCTTTAATAATTCATCAAATTGGttaaatctaaaataataatatactcTTTATTTAATACGATCCCACTATACACATCGATATACATATAGATTCACCAACTACATTTCAGCCATCCAGAGATCCTGATCTATTTGAAAATTGCTAGAACTGATATAGAATTTATTTTACATTCTCTGCCAGTGAATTTCAAATTCCGCCCATCTAAACGTCTAAATGTAAGTTAGTAGAGGCATGCAAGCACATCCTTACGTTAAGAAATTGGTCTAagacacaaacacataaaagtATGACAATAAAGACCAAGTTTGTCAATACCCTAAGAGAATTACTGTCCAAATGAACAAGTTACGACCATAATGCCCAagtattacaaaaaaattatgcttCCACTTGGTCACAGATTAATTTGGATTACCTGGCCTTCAAAGTTTAGGCGACTGATCAGCTTGGCTAACACTTCAGCAGTCACATCCTTGCAAACAGTCATTATGTCAGTAAATACTGATTGTAGTAGTAATCTAATTTCCTCCTTCCCCTCATCGTCATTCAAGATTAGGACTTGCTCGGCTTTTGAATTACCAACCACTTCCACAATCTCAGGTGTAGTACGAACAATCACTTTGAGCTcctggaaaaaaaaatcaatatacttGTTATCacaatcaaaatattaataattctaaTTATTCATGTACTTGTGTTAGTATAGTAAGGTCCTAAACagatttgaaaaatacaaaagtaAAAATGCTACGATGAAATattgaagtaaaaaaatatactgACAGAAAAAATAGTAAAGATAACCAAAGTAAATAAACAACAATTGTaataattgaagaataagatgataataataattataaatatcataAGAACAATAATGGCAAGGAGAAGAGGGAATAGGTGATCTAAACTAGAACTATCCACTGCAATAGAAAAGAGAGAAGTTGCTCGATTACCTACTAACTTTAAATCTTTGACCTCAATGCTCTCATATTAGGGTCATGTTCCCGGTGAGCTAAAAATATGACATGTCCTGTCTAATTACCTCTCCCAATTCTTCATTGCTCTACCTCTACCTCTCCTAAGATCTATCACTGCCAACCTCTCGCACCTATTGATTGGGGTATTTGTGCTCCTCCACTTCACGTACCCAAACCATCTCAGTCTCGCTTCCTTTACCTTGTCCACCATGAAGCCATTTCCACCTTATGCAATATATCTTTGTTCCTAATCTTGTCAGAGATTACATACCATTAGAAAATATAGACAACTTCAAGTACtcttttaatttagttttagtttgtatTATAATGGCTCTAGATGAGTTTAAAAGAAGCGACGTGGCcaatgaggattcatatagtcGACCATAACTTGTTTGGAATTGAAACGTAGTTATTATAGTCATGGAACTTAAGTCTATTCCATCAACGCAAGTCAAGGAGCACAGTAACTTTGTTTATCAAGAAAATCACATGAATAAGGTATACTACTGCCTCTCCTGCCAATGGTGGATCTACATCAACTTTTCCCCATTGGTTTTATCTATACATTtatagttgaattttttttataaaaatatgtttacaCTAAAGTCCTACTCATTGTCATTGCAGCTCTATACCCCCTACATAAATCTTTGGATCCAACACTATCAGCCACCCTACCCCATTTCTAGATCTCTCGTAACAAGAAGCTTGTCAACCAGAATAAACATAAATTGCACAACTTTGCAacacacacataaaaaaaaaaagaagcaaactATGCTAGTTTCTGAACATGTGTGTTGACCAGCATACACAGTTAGGAGCCTTTCGTTTCACCTAGACAAGGAAGGAGGGGATGAAAAAATGCTATTTGGAACTCTTTTCACATTTCAGATAACTTTACTCCCTTAAGTTACAAATTTGACATCTGGTCAGGGGAGGAACCACGAGCTCAATTTCATacaatcattttttcaaaaaaggaaaTGTTTAAATagtacaaacaaaaaaaaaacatctacTTTTAAACAATTCATAATAGTTGTTTAATAGGACAGGTTCACACTCATGATACTGAGAAAAGAAAAGCCTAAGAAACAATCAGATTTCAAATGAGCAGTACATGTACATTGAGGAGTCAAGTGATCTTAAATCTTATTATCTATCAAAAAAGGGCACCGTAGCCTCTCGACTGCACCACATATACTTTTTTAATAACCAAGGAATCCGTCAGGGGCCAACTCTTAGGACAAACCTAGCCTTCAAAACACAGGGATAATGGGCCCTTCCCTCTACCCCTCTTCACTTAAATACAAGGTTTAGTTGGCATGGCGCATAGATCAAACTTGTGACAAAGTTACAAGTCCCTTAACCTTTCACTTGAACTAATCCTGGGTCCCCAGATTATTACATAAAAATGCTTCTATCACAACCAGAATCACTTTTAAGGAATAGTAAATTTATATGCACCTGaaatgtgcatcatttgagagTAAGCAAGTCTATCAGCACTCCAAATATTAACTAGGCTAACATAAATCCTAAGTCCTCGAGTACCTCAAGACTGACAAACCCACATAAAGCTTCAAATTGTGTCAGCGCCAAAGCCATCTCAGGTTTGTGATTGTCATCCTTGTAAGCAGAAGGCTGCTCTTTATGCAAAGAAGTGGCCAAATCCTTGTCTGGATGGGCCTGTATGGACAAAGGTTTGGCAACAGATAATAcctaaaaacaaaagaaacattGAAACCAATTTATCCATACTGAAAAACATGTATATACGACTTACACTCATTTAAATTGTATGAAATTAATCTGAATTGTCTTCTTATCTGTATTTTGTCAGATGCAGACAATGTCAATATCAAAGGCCATAATTGGAGTCACTCTAGTAGTTATTATGCATTTATGTTATAGACAGAAAGGAGAGCCGAACACAAAAGACTGATGTGATGAGTGGGAGAACCATTTAGTTTATAAACTCACTAACATTTCTCTTTTTATCGGATAAGGGACAATTGATACATAACACTTTACTATACTGCTACTAATAGcataatcaaaatcaaaactttaaGAGATTCGCTAATAGAGCCGGTTAGTATTCCCTGATTTGTTTTGAACTATGTGAACCATTTCATCTAAGATTTGGGATCTATGGCAGCACCAACTAAAAAAAAGTTAGTACTATCAGTTGCACAAATCAAGAAATGGAAATAATACTATATGTACACTCTCAATCCCAATTTCTAAACAGATCCAAACTATTTAAACTTTGACTGAacattttaatatcaaaatttttaattttaaaaacagaTCAGACAAACCTTGAAGAGAAAGGGGAAATCGGTACCCCACTTGTTCAGAACAGTTTCTCCAAGTACACTAGGGTTTCTTTCAATCCATTCCTTCAATGTCAGATTTTCTGTATCCCCAACATACGACGGGCCAGATTCGTGTGTGCCCATCCAAAATTCAGCATAGGGCTGATTCTGATCAATATTGATTCCAGTATTTCGATAATAGAGACGTGCAACAGTAGATTCCTGACCAATGCGGCCCCAATCAGATTTTTTAACACAACAGATCAACTTGATCAACCCACCATTTACCTCCTCCATGGAATGGTGTAGATTTGAGGCACTTTCCAGCGTTTCATAGCTCTAGTTCCGAATCACGCATGGCGTTGTTGATCTAAAATCTTTTGAGAAGAtgagattcaattttttttttctgttaacAATTCTAACGCGGAACAAATGGAGATTGCAGAGGTGAAAACTGAAAACcggaaaaagaaggaaaaagaagaaaacagatggccaaataaaaaatgacaaatatttggtactatttttatttttattaaagtaaggatccattttatttatttggaatTCAAGGTTACTCGTAGTCAAAGTTTCTATTGAAGAATTTCACTTGAACAATGTGGCATATATGTAATTAAGATAACTAGTTAGTTAAGAGTTAGTTAAGAATTAGTTATAGTTGTTATATGTATTAGTTATTGTATAAATACACTGATGAAAGGCATGTATATTACATTCATGATAATACAATTCTGTTCTAAAAGTCTCCTTCTTAGTCTGCATCttcatctcttcttcttcctctctaTTCTTCTTCTGCTCCTTCTTCATGCTGGTATTCTGATTTACtgcacatggtatcagagcaatcGCAGTAGTTAGGATCAAAATTGTCTAAACACAGTCTGAAAAGTTGAAGCAACAATGGCAGCTGTTGATACCAGAAAATCTGATTCATAATCACCCATTGTTCTTGAACAACATCGATAATTTAGGTGTTATGTTAGTCTCGATTCAGCTATCTGGATCTGAGAACTTTTCGGTGTGGAGCAGAGCTATGAGAATAGCCATTTTGGGAAGAAATAAGCTAGGTTTCATTGATGAATCTTGCAAGAAGGAAGCATATGGAGAAAACTTGAAGAATTTGTGGGAACGATGCAATGCCATTGTTCTGTCTTGGATAATGAACTGTGTATCAAAAGAATTACTTAGTGGGATTGTTTACTCAACAAATACAGCAGAAGTGTGGAAGGAGTTGAGTGAAAGGTATGATAAAGTAGATGGAAGCCGAATTTATCAATTACACAAAGAAATTGCAACTATCACTCAAGGTATGAGTACAATTTCAGTGTATTTTTCTAGATTGAGAGAACTATGGGTAGAGTATGATAGTTTGGTTCCTATAGCTAGTTGTGGTTGTCCTAGTTCAAGAGATCTCAGTGTGTTTATGCATAATCAAAAATTGCTGCAGTTTCTAATGGGTCTTAATGAGTCATATGATCAAGCAAGAGGCCAGATTCTTATGATGATGCCTCTTCCTTCTCTTAACAAGGCTTATTCCATGttgattgagagagagagtcaACGTAGGATTACACAATCTGTTAGTAGTGAACAAGTAGAATCGCATGCAATGTTTACTGCTCGAAGTCAATCTGTACCTAAACATAAAAATCCTAATGTTCCTAGCTATGATTCAAGTGTGTATTGTGACTATTGTAATAGAACAGGACATACTAGAGCTGTATGTTTTCAGCTTCATGGATATCCTCCTGGTCTTGAAAGAAGGAAGAAAGGATTATCATATGGAAGAGGGAGAAATCAGAATGATAAAAGACAACTTCATACAGCACATAATGCTATCAGTAATGATCAAGAAGAGTTGAACTCTAATAGAGAAGAAAGTTCAAGCAATAATTCTTATAGTCAAAGCTGCAATGGAAAAGTAAATCATAATGAATATAGTAGAGGATTGAGTGTCATTCAGGATCAATACAGTCAGATTCTACAAATGCTTGGGCATACAAATGCTAAGGAAGGAACAGAACGGTCAGGCTCACAGTCTAACAGTGCTGCAAATGCAAATATAGTCCAAGATTATGCATCTTCAACAGGTAATGATATTGCACTTATAGTTGGGGATAAACAACAAGGGTGGATCATAGATTCAGGTGCTACTAATCATATGACATCTTTGCCTACTGTACTTGATTACCAGCAGCAAGTTTTATCAGATAAGCCTAGAAGAGTGTATTTGCCAAATGGAGATAATGTCAAGGTCACTCATATAGGATCTTGTCATCTGACTTCACAAGACAAAATAGAAAATGTTCTGTTAATTCCTGATTTCAAGTTTAATCTGTTGTCAGTCTCAAAGCTTACAAGAGATCTAAACTGTGTTGTCTCCTTCTTTCCTGACTTTGTTATATTTCAGGACCTTTACAATGGGCAGGTGAGGGGGATTGGTAGAGAAAGTGCAGGTCTCTATCATTTACCTATTCACAAAGTCAGTAGAGGCAAGCATGAGCAGTGCTTCACAGCTGAAGAGAATAAAGAAACACAAACACAAAGTCTTCCATCTATACCTCCATCTATATCTGATTCAAGAACTCTACTGTGGCATCAAAGGCTAGGACACACCTCCTCTAGTGTCTTAACACAAATACTTCACTTTCCTGTCACTCAGTGTTCCAAGgaagtacacacttgtacaatTTGTCCACTAGCTAAACAACATAGACTACCATTTGTTCATAGTAATTCAATATCTACTCAGGCTTTCCAGCTATTACATATTGATGTATGGGGGCCATTTAATACTGCTACATATGATGGGAATAGATTCTTTGTAACAATTGTTGATGATTGTACAAGAATGTTATGGCTCTTTCTAATCAAGTTGAAAAGTGATGTTTGTGTTGTGCTACAAAACTTCTTTGTGCTAGTTCAAACATAGTTTCAGTCCAAAGTTCAGATCATTAGAACTGATAATGGTTCAGAATTTGTAAATGTTGAGTGTAACAAACTTTTTGTCAGTAGAGGGATTGTTCACCAAAGACCTTGTATACATACTCTTCAGCAGAATGGCATAGctgaaagaaaacataaacatatcCTGGAGATAGCTAGAGCAATAAAGTTTCAAGGTCACATTCCAATCAAATTTTGGGGGCATTGTGTACTAAGTGTTGCATATATTATAAATAGGCTTCCTGCACCAGTGTTACAAGGTAAATCACCTTATGAAATGTTCCACAAGAGACAATCTTCACTTCAACATTTAAGAGTATTAGGTTGCTTGTGTTTTGCCAAGAATATGTATATTCAGGATAAGTTTCAACCAAGAAGTGTAGCTGCTATTCATATGGGTTATAGTGAAAATACAAAGGATATATACTTTATGATCTAAATAACAAGTATTTCTTTCTTAGCAGAGATGTCTTGTTCAGAGAATCAACATTTCCTTTTGCAATACCAACCTCTACAGCTTGACAATTATTTCCTACTACCTTCTCATCAGATGTTGCTTCTGATCCTACACAGTCACCTCTAACTGAAGTTGACACTGGTACATCCACAGTAGATGGTTCCATTCCTGCACAAAGGAGGTCCACAAGAAGTATTAGAGCTCCTTTATGGATGAAAGATTATGTAGCTGTTGCAAGTCTCAAGTCTGGTAATAAGCCAACATACTTTATTGACAAATATGTTGTCTATGATCATCTACATACTTCATATCAGGCATTCTTATCTAATTTTGGTAATGATATTGAACCATCCATATTTGAGGAAGCATGTTCTGATCAGAGATGGGTGGATGCTAAGAAATCTGAGATTTCAGCCTTAGATGCTAACAACACTTGGACTGTTGTTCCATTACCACCAGGCAAGAAGGCTATTGGGTGCAAATGGGTGTTTAAAATCAAGTACTTAGCCTCAGGAGAAGTGGATAGATTTAAAGCTCGATTAGTTGCAAAAGGATTCAATCAAAGAGAAGGAATTGATTATCAAGAAACCTTCTCTCCAGTAGTTAAGATGGTTACTATCAGAAGTGTATTAGCACTTGCTGCTACTGAGAAATGGCAtgttcatcaaatggatgtttcAAATGCATTTCTGCAAGGTGATCTGTTAGAAGAAGTTTACATGGCTCTTCCTCAAGGCTTTCAACCTCCCAAGGATTTTAATGTGCAGAGGGAGAAACCAGTATGTAAGCTCATTAAAtccttgtatggtttgaaacaggCCCCTAGACAGTGGAATGTAAAGTTTACTGAGGCACTACTCAATCTTGGCTTCATACAAAGTCATCTAGATTACTCACTTTTTATAAAAAGGATTGGAAAATCCTTGGTGGTAATcttagtatatgtagatgacatgATGATTACTGGAAATGATCTGAGTTTGATAAAGGCTACAAAAGGAACATTGCTGAATACTTTCaagatgaaagatttaggagatcTAAGATACTTTCTTGCGATTGAATTTGCCAGATCACAAGAAGGCATTGTGATGCATCAAAGAAAATATGCCTTAGAAATAATTTCTGAAGTAGGACTTGGGGCTGCCAAACCAGTTTCTACACCACTGGATCCATATGTTAGATTAACAACTAAggaatatgatgatatgaatggaaaaggagaagaagataaGCTACTGGAAGATGCAACTATATACAAAAGACTAGTAGGCAAGTTATTGTATCTTAATGTTACAAGACCAGATATTGCATTTGCTACTCAAACACTGAGCCAATTCCTTCATCAACCAAAGCAATCTCATCTTAATGCTGCACTCAGAATTGTGAGATACATAAAGAGTCAAGCAGGACAAGGAGTATTGTTATCTAGCAAAAGCTCCAAACAGCTCaaggtttattgtgatgcagaCTGGGGAGCTTGTTTACACACAAGAAGGTCAGTTTCAGGCTTTATGGTAAAGATGGGAGAATCAATgatctcttggaaatcaaagaaacagGCCACGGTATCTAGAAGCtcaactgaagctgagtatagaAGTATGGCCAGTTCAATAGCTGAGATTACATGGATAGTTAAGCTATTTAAAGAACTTGGAGCTAAGATTCAAACTCCAGTCAGTGTTTACAGTGACAGTAAGTCAGCAATACAAATTGTTGCCAATCCAGTTTTAcatgaaagaacaaaacatattgagttggattgtcatttcatACGTGAGAAAATTCAACAATGATTAGTTGAAACAAAGTATCTACATACAAAGGAACAGGAAGCTGATATGTTAACTAAGGTTTAGGAAAATCTCAACATGAATATTTGTTATCCAAGTTTGGTGTAATGAACTTGTTCATACCTCCAAACTTGAGGGGGAGTATTGAAGAAGGTGTCACTTGAATAATGTGGCATATACGTAATTAAGATAACTAGTTAGTTAAGAGTTAGTTAAGAATTAGTTATAGTGTTATATGTATTAGTTATTGTATAAATACACTGATGAAAGGCATGTATATTACATTCATGATAATACAACTCTGTTCTAAAAGTCTTCTTCTTAGTCTGCATCttcatctcttcttcttcctctctaTTCTTCTTCTGCTCCTTCTTCATGCTGGTATTCTGATTTACTGCACAGTTTCGTATGTTTACTCGTTGCTTCTTAATGCGCACACAAATGAATGTGATCGTACATGTTATATAGAATTGCAATAAGCCAATAATTGAATGTTGAGTTAGTGAAACTTATGATTAACCGTTAATTGAATTAAACTAGCTAgctctaattatttattcaagcTATGAAATCTCATGGTTCATTTGTTAGTGAACTATactaaatatgaagaaaaagaacACTAATGAACAATTAACCAAACAAAGTACAATTTTCTTATGTAATCGATCTTGGCTATGAATTCACTAGTAAGCATATTGTGTATTCACTTCcgttatatcatataaattactGTAGAGTGAGTTCTCCCCATCCCTCATTTCTCACCCAGTTGTATTGTTTTTTCTACTTTCATTTTCCATTCTATTCACTTTAAGGTAGctaattttattgttgaaattttcACATATAATATCATTCAAAAATAGTTTGATTATGCTTCATAGCTATAGTTCGGGAATTACagtttgtagctacatgttacaGGGACGAAAGATGTGAGTGAGATAGAGCAGAGAGTGGagagaattgaattgtatatgtatatcggttagataattgtatatatgtaactaCTATGTATATGTATCAATCATTGTATTTGTATACCTGTATACAATTTGAATTCATATACAAATGAAtcaagttaaaacatttgtatttgtatattcattctctctcgcttatacaaacacaaattatacaaacataaagAGAACTGAGCAAGGGAAGATCTGTATTTGTATAACTATAAATATATtgcgcatatatatatatatatatttgtatattcagTCTCTATCTTTATACAAAgataaattatacatttgtgtttgtataagtgagagagAGATTGACTGAAGAGAATCTAAAGAGAGACTGGGtaaagagagaggagagagatgtGCGGGAGAGATGACTGAAAAAGAGAATAGCGAGCAGATTTCacagagaggcgagagagaaagagagtAAGAGAGGCGAGAGAGGATGCAATTATCACTAGAAGTAAGTTTCGAATTGTAATTAATGCAAATTGTCGCTATGTTAgctaattaactaatatatgtttgtttaaccgcgtaatattttctttttttaataaaaattttaccaACTGAAACAGAACCCAACAagcgaaagaaaaaaaatgaccaatatcattaaaaaaaattagtgaataTCCAAAATTTAGATTCTAAAATTATACCATTAAACTCGATAAGCTTGAGATTTATTATGAATATCCTTTTGCTAAAGCTTGAGTTGGCTTCTaaatcttctctttttctttgatTGTTTTGGGCATTCAATCTTTGTACCATTTATAAAAATGTAGAGCAGCATGTATCATAGATACAAATTGtattaaaaagaatatcttATAATGTATCAGATCAGCATGTATCATAGATACAAATTGtattaaaaagaatatcttATAATGTATCAGATGTATTAGACTTTTCACTGTTTTTGAAATTCcactttttctttattgttttttagaAATTCAAATATTGTATCATAGATATAGTTATAAAGCAACATATaccataaatataaatagtatTAGACTTGTATTTATCGTAAATACAgattatatatgaaattattttccaTCTTTATTGTTCTtgatatattcaaattgtatCATATATGCACATTCAAATTA
Proteins encoded in this region:
- the LOC138349391 gene encoding uncharacterized protein, producing MLVSIQLSGSENFSVWSRAMRIAILGRNKLGFIDESCKKEAYGENLKNLWERCNAIVLSWIMNCVSKELLSGIVYSTNTAEVWKELSERYDKVDGSRIYQLHKEIATITQGMSTISVYFSRLRELWVEYDSLVPIASCGCPSSRDLSVFMHNQKLLQFLMGLNESYDQARGQILMMMPLPSLNKAYSMLIERESQRRITQSVSSEQVESHAMFTARSQSVPKHKNPNVPSYDSSVYCDYCNRTGHTRAVCFQLHGYPPGLERRKKGLSYGRGRNQNDKRQLHTAHNAISNDQEELNSNREESSSNNSYSQSCNGKVNHNEYSRGLSVIQDQYSQILQMLGHTNAKEGTERSGSQSNSAANANIVQDYASSTGNDIALIVGDKQQGWIIDSGATNHMTSLPTVLDYQQQVLSDKPRRVYLPNGDNVKVTHIGSCHLTSQDKIENVLLIPDFKFNLLSVSKLTRDLNCVVSFFPDFVIFQDLYNGQVRGIGRESAGLYHLPIHKVSRGKHEQCFTAEENKETQTQSLPSIPPSISDSRTLLWHQRLGHTSSSVLTQILHFPVTQCSKEVHTCTICPLAKQHRLPFVHSNSISTQAFQLLHIDVWGPFNTATYDGNRFFVTIVDDYVASDPTQSPLTEVDTGTSTVDGSIPAQRRSTRSIRAPLWMKDYVAVASLKSGNKPTYFIDKYVVYDHLHTSYQAFLSNFGNDIEPSIFEEACSDQRWVDAKKSEISALDANNTWTVVPLPPGKKAIGCKWVFKIKYLASGEVDRFKARLVAKGFNQREGIDYQETFSPVVKMVTIRSVLALAATEKWHVHQMDVSNAFLQGDLLEEVYMALPQGFQPPKDFNVQREKPVCKLIKSLYGLKQAPRQWNVKFTEALLNLGFIQSHLDYSLFIKRIGKSLVVILVYVDDMMITGNDLSLIKATKGTLLNTFKMKDLGDLRYFLAIEFARSQEGIVMHQRKYALEIISEVGLGAAKPVSTPLDPYVRLTTKEYDDMNGKGEEDKLLEDATIYKRLVGKLLYLNVTRPDIAFATQTLSQFLHQPKQSHLNAALRIVRYIKSQAGQGVLLSSKSSKQLKVYCDADWGACLHTRRSVSGFMVKMGESMISWKSKKQATVSRSSTEAEYRSMASSIAEITWIVKLFKELGAKIQTPVSVYSDSKSAIQIVANPVLHERTKHIELDCHFIREKIQQ
- the LOC101265246 gene encoding mannose-6-phosphate isomerase 1-like, yielding MEEVNGGLIKLICCVKKSDWGRIGQESTVARLYYRNTGINIDQNQPYAEFWMGTHESGPSYVGDTENLTLKEWIERNPSVLGETVLNKWGTDFPFLFKVLSVAKPLSIQAHPDKDLATSLHKEQPSAYKDDNHKPEMALALTQFEALCGFVSLEELKVIVRTTPEIVEVVGNSKAEQVLILNDDEGKEEIRLLLQSVFTDIMTVCKDVTAEVLAKLISRLNFEGQARHLTEKEQLILQLEKQYPADVGVLAAYLLNYVKLNPGEALYLGSNEPHAYLYGESVECMANSDNVIRAGLTPKQRDVKILCSMLTYKQGFPDILKGTVVNPYTKRYLPPFDEFEVDRCILPQNSTTVFASIPGPSIFLVVEGEGTMTTSSNKVVAEGDVLFASANTSITVATMSGLHLCRAGVSSRLFELHK